TGACATCGCTGATCAGCATGTCCGGACGGAAGGAGTCCAACGCCTCCACGGCTTTTTCGCCGCTATAAACAGCCTTTGCCTCGAAACCGGCCTGGTTGAGAATGATCGCCAGCGTATTCGCGATCACCTGCTCATCGTCCGCCACCAGCACCTTGGCGCGTGGCTGATTCCCTGTGGTCTCTGTCATGGGGGTGATTCCTTACCTCAAAGTCGAAAAATTTCAACCGGCAGCTTGCACGAACGTATTATCCTGCGCGAAAGCGTCTGACGCGCCCGCTGAAACAATGATACGCTGTCCGCAGCGTCCCCGCTTGCAAGTTGTGAATTTTCAGCAACAAACGACTTATCAAACCTCAACATTAAAAATCAAGAAGCATGCAGCCAGCCATCATTCGCGCCGAGCGCGTCGAGAAATATTATTCCCAACCGAGCGAGAACCGGATCCAGGTGATCTCGCCGACGGACCTCTCCATCGTCCAGGGAGAGATCATCGCCTTGCTTGGCCCTTCGGGCTCCGGCAAGTCGACCCTGCTGCGCATGCTCACTGGTCTCTCCACGCCTTCGGCGGGGCAGGTCTACTGGCACGAAGCGCCGATCCAGAGCGCTGATGTGAATGTCAGCATCGTCTTTCAGTCGTTCGCGCTCTTTCCATGGCTTACGGTTCTCGAAAACATCGAAGCACCCTTGAAAGCACGTGGTGTCGATGCGGCGACACGCCGGAAACGCTCCCTCAAGATCCTCGATACTGTTGGTCTCGACGGCTTCCAGGCCGCCTATCCCAAGGAGCTCTCGGGAGGCATGCGACAGCGCGTCGGCTTTGCCCGTGCCCTGGTTGTCGAACCAGAGGTACTGTTCATGGACGAGCCGTTCTCCGCGCTGGATGTCCTTACGGCGGAGAACCTGCGCTCAGAGCTGCTGGAGCTGTGGCACAAGAAGACAATCCCGACGAAGTCGATCTTCATCGTGACCCACAACATCGAAGAGGCGGTACTACTTGCAGACCGCATCATCGTGCTTGGCCGCAACCCCGGCCACATTCGTACGGACTTCCGCGTCAATCTGGCTCATCCTCGTGACCGCAAAGCCGCTGCCTTTACGCAGCTGGTTGACTACATCTACAAAGTGCTTACGCAGCCCGAGGCGCCCGCGCCGGCACTTCCGAATATCAACGGCCGCCGTGTTCGCGATCAACGCGAGATGAAGTACCAGATGCTGCCGCACGCACGTCCGGGCGGCATTGCGGGTCTGCTTGAGTTCTTGCTCGATCACGGCGGCAAATCGGATATCTATCGCCTGGCCGATGATCTTGCCTTTGAGATCGATGACCTGCTGCCGATCGTGGAAGCTGCATCGATCCTGAAGTTCCTCACAGTGACCGAAGGCGATGCCGCCATCACAGCCCTGGGCACCGAGTATGCCAACGCAGAGATCCTTCGCCAGAAAGAGATCTTCCGCGAAGCCGCGGTAGAGAACGTGTTGCTGCTGCGTCAAATCGTTCGCGCACTGCAATCGAAGTCTGACCATACCGTGCCGGAAGACTTCTTCCATGACACGCTTGACGAAGTCTTCTCCGAAGAAGAAACCATCCGGCAGTTGGAAACAGCGATCACCTGGGGTCGTTATGCAGAGATCTTCGACTTCGACTCGACGCGTCGCCGCTTTATCCTTCCCGAGTCGGCTCTTGCAGAGCCGGAGAGCATCTTCGCCGATGCTCCAGAGGAAGAGGAAGAGAAAGACAAGCAGGAGACCGGTCTATGATTCAGCTTCCTGCCGGCTTCCACCTGCGGCGCGACACTCTCGCACGGTCTGTCGTTGTCCGTCGCAGCTGGCCGGTCTTCCTTGACCTCTGCGTCGCGGGCCTTCTGCTGGCTTGTTTTTACGCCGTCGTACAGATTGCCCGTTACTGGAACTCGACTCCACGTACGGATTTCGCCATCTCCCTCTCGCCGCATGCATTGCCGATGTATGCCTTTTTCTCGATCGTGCGCATCGGCTTTGCTTACGTGCTGTCACTCGCCTTCGCGCTGACATACGGCTACATCGCCGCCTATACGCCACGGCTTGAGGGCCTGATGCTGGCATGCCTGGACATTCTGCAATCGATCCCGGTCCTAAGTTTCCTTCCCGGAGTCATGCTGGCGATGGTGGCGCTCGTTCCTGGCCATCAGCTCGGCATCGAGATGGGCGCCATCATCCTCATCTTCACGGGACAGGCGTGGAACATTGCATACAGCTTCTATGCATCGCTCAAGGCCATCCCGCGCGAGTTGACCGAAGCAGCCCGCATCTACAACTTCTCTCCGATGCAGCGGTTCTTCCATCTGGAACTTCCCTTCGCCACCATCGGTCTGATCTGGAACTCGATGGTCTCGGTCGCCGGGGGATGGTTCTTCCTGATGGCTTGCGAGATGTTCATCCTCGGCAGCCGCGACTTCCGCCTGCCGGGCCTCGGATCGTACCTGCAGACAGCGGCAGCGAGTGGGGACTTCCGCGCCATCACCTACGGTCTGCTTACGATGATCGCCATCATCGTGGCCACCGATCAGCTTCTGTGGAGACCGCTGATCGCATGGAGCGATAAGTTCAAGTTCGAGCAGACAGAGAGCTCGAACCGCGTCTCCTCGCCGCTGCTGC
This genomic window from Terriglobus albidus contains:
- a CDS encoding ABC transporter permease — its product is MIQLPAGFHLRRDTLARSVVVRRSWPVFLDLCVAGLLLACFYAVVQIARYWNSTPRTDFAISLSPHALPMYAFFSIVRIGFAYVLSLAFALTYGYIAAYTPRLEGLMLACLDILQSIPVLSFLPGVMLAMVALVPGHQLGIEMGAIILIFTGQAWNIAYSFYASLKAIPRELTEAARIYNFSPMQRFFHLELPFATIGLIWNSMVSVAGGWFFLMACEMFILGSRDFRLPGLGSYLQTAAASGDFRAITYGLLTMIAIIVATDQLLWRPLIAWSDKFKFEQTESSNRVSSPLLHLLQHSSAIRHLQQRTLRPVSEFFYRTSYKRRAAQHLQPASNSKVQKVLRYIAAGLFIGIVLFAATHAIVLLREVQPRQIGMIFLGAGATFLRVFAALLIGSAWTIPAGVAIGLHPRLARIAQPLAQIAASVPATAVFPVLLLAIVKAGGGLGIGSIALMLLGTQWYILFNVIAGAIAIPSDLREVGRLFRFSTVEKWKVIILPSIFPYLITGLVTASGGAWNASIVAEYFRLKNQTLSTFGLGAQISAATDAGQFPVLLWATIVMALIVVTINRLLWRPIYRIAETRYRLSA
- a CDS encoding ABC transporter ATP-binding protein; its protein translation is MQPAIIRAERVEKYYSQPSENRIQVISPTDLSIVQGEIIALLGPSGSGKSTLLRMLTGLSTPSAGQVYWHEAPIQSADVNVSIVFQSFALFPWLTVLENIEAPLKARGVDAATRRKRSLKILDTVGLDGFQAAYPKELSGGMRQRVGFARALVVEPEVLFMDEPFSALDVLTAENLRSELLELWHKKTIPTKSIFIVTHNIEEAVLLADRIIVLGRNPGHIRTDFRVNLAHPRDRKAAAFTQLVDYIYKVLTQPEAPAPALPNINGRRVRDQREMKYQMLPHARPGGIAGLLEFLLDHGGKSDIYRLADDLAFEIDDLLPIVEAASILKFLTVTEGDAAITALGTEYANAEILRQKEIFREAAVENVLLLRQIVRALQSKSDHTVPEDFFHDTLDEVFSEEETIRQLETAITWGRYAEIFDFDSTRRRFILPESALAEPESIFADAPEEEEEKDKQETGL